TTCATTGCTGCAGGTTTGTTATGGAGTTTGTTTACTCAGGAGCATTCCTTCCAAACAAAAACTTTCTTCTTACTTTGTGTCCTGATTGCTGGCATTTTTGGCGCAATTACGCTCAGCCCTAACACGCTCATCCTCCAAGCACTGCCTGCACTTCTAGCATTAATCTTGGTTTGGGCAGCAAGGGAAAAGCTCAGCTTTAAGCCAAATAAGTCAGTCCATTAGAACGACATGTCTATTTTGTGATTCAACGTGAAATAAATCTTAGAGAGAATAATGACAATCAAAGTTGATCCGAACGAAATCATCAAACTGGTTAAATTTCTTGCTGATCATGGGGTTTCAAGACCAACAGATTATCGATTTGAGATTGACCCTAGCCTCAATGGGCTGAACCTTAAAGTCACCCTTAACGTGACTTACTTGCCCAACAGCGACAAAATTGCAGTCATTCTTGATCCTTAATAACTGGTTAACAAGCAGTCTTCATCTACTTTCTGTTCATTCAACTAACCCCCAAAGCAATCATGATGAGCAACTATCTATCGATTCCCCAATCATCCGAGCCCGATTTGCCGATGGTTCAGATTCCAGACTTCTCTCAGGTCGGGTTCGATCGCACCAAGGCAATGGAACTCGCAAATTTAATTTGTGTTGCCTATGATGAATATGAAATTTGGGATACTCAACAGCAGAAAGAGCCACTCGATGGAATTATTGGATCAGAAGCTTATGTCGAGCTGCCAGAAGGAATTGAGTGTCCTCAAGGTGGTAAACCATCCCAGGCAGAAACACCTCCTCCGGGTTCTTATGGTCGGCTCGATCATCTATGGCGATCGGTTCCAGGAGCCAAGCAATATGAGCGACTTAATAACTTTTGGTTTACGGAATGGTGGTGGTTAGACGCATTTAAGGCTGAAAATTTGGCTGAATTTCTAACAACTGGTTTGACTAGCTTAGGACATCTGCTTGGCTCATTTGAAGATTTAATCAAAGATGATCAAATTTTTGGCTTCATTGCTCGATCGCAAGAGCGGCCCAACGAAATCTTTGTCGTCTTTCGCGGCACTCGTGAATCAGCAGAATGGTTAGATAACTTCAGACCTGTTCAGAAATCCTTCTTACCAGAATTAAAGGAAAAATCTGAAGATTTAGGGCAGGTGCGGAATGGATTTGAACTGATTTATTCAGCCCAAAGGGCTAACAAGTTTCAAAGCTTTCTCGATAAGCTCAAACCCTACACTCATCAAAACAAA
Above is a window of Trichocoleus sp. DNA encoding:
- a CDS encoding DUF1304 domain-containing protein yields the protein MPIARFAVSIVALIHVAISVVEICFWETPVIYGRLGFTAEIAHQVTAIVQNAGVYNSFIAAGLLWSLFTQEHSFQTKTFFLLCVLIAGIFGAITLSPNTLILQALPALLALILVWAAREKLSFKPNKSVH
- a CDS encoding lipase family protein; its protein translation is MMSNYLSIPQSSEPDLPMVQIPDFSQVGFDRTKAMELANLICVAYDEYEIWDTQQQKEPLDGIIGSEAYVELPEGIECPQGGKPSQAETPPPGSYGRLDHLWRSVPGAKQYERLNNFWFTEWWWLDAFKAENLAEFLTTGLTSLGHLLGSFEDLIKDDQIFGFIARSQERPNEIFVVFRGTRESAEWLDNFRPVQKSFLPELKEKSEDLGQVRNGFELIYSAQRANKFQSFLDKLKPYTHQNKSVKPTIKQVITESFGNASSWLNQETQIYVTGHSLGAALATLAAVHIKKLLKMNNLDVPVHLYTFASPRVGDKTFASHFNAIDAYRIINSEDLIQSIPLPTTKIFDPPTLKGLDQVKQKRVTVLRELLKLATKGQSEQQYQHVGLPITFTHQTGTIAGNHNHTKTYRQALRLNG